Part of the Mycolicibacterium mageritense genome is shown below.
CGAGGCCGAGTAACACCGCGGTCATGGTGCCGTGCCCGGCCCCGGTCGCGGCCAACGAGCCGTAGAGGTCGACGCGGACATCCGCAACCTCGTCGAAGGCGCCGAGCGTGCGGAGGTCGGATACGAACCGCGCTGCCGCACGCATGGGCCCGACGGTGTGTGAGCTCGATGGGCCGATCCCCACCGAGAACAGTTCGAACACGCTGATGGTCATGGTCGCACCGCGTTCCGTGGCGAGCAGTCGGGCGGGGTCTCGAGTGAGGTCACCTTGGTCCCTTCTGTCGACGGGCCGAGAACGGGATCAATCTGATCGACATGTGATATATGAGTCTTCATTGAATCGTAGGTCAGATCGGGGAGAGCGGTCAAGGAAAATGCGCCCCTACCGGGCGGTAACCGCGGTCAGCGCACCGTCGGCCGCGGCCAGATGGAGGAACGATCCGGTCACCACGACAGGTCCGGCGTCGAGGTTCAGCGCCATCTCGACAGCGGCGCTCGGGTCGGCGACCGCGACGGCCCGCAGCCCGCGGGCGCGGGCCTGCTCGGCCACCGCGGTCGCGGGGATGCACGGTGCGGCCGGTCCCGCAGAATCCTCGGGCAGTTGGGTGCCGACGACGCTGCCCGCGATCGAAGCGATCGCGGCGAGTACCGACTGCAGATCCTTGTCCGCCTTGGCGGCCAGCACCCACGTTGCGCGGCGCCCGGGATAGCACGCCCGCACGGTATCGACCAGGGCGACGAGTTTGACGTTGTTGTGGGCGCCGTCGAGGATCACGTCACGGCCTGCGACGACATGACGTTCGAACCTGCCCGGCAGCCGGGCCTGGGCCAGTCCCGTGCGGATTGCCTCCGGGGTGAGTCGCCATCCGTCGCGATCGGCGAGATGTTGCGCCGCGCGCAGCGCGAGGACGGCATTGACGCCCTGGTGGCGCCCTTGCAATCCGAGCGGATAGGCCGTGCCGCCCACGTGCAGCACTGTCCCGGCCGGACCTACGCTGCACGAGATGTCGCGGGGGTCGATGATGTCGACTCGGCAGTGTTTTCGTTGTGCTGCTTGGGTTATGGTCGTCCGAACGCTGGCCTGGTGATGGCGTAGCACGATGGCGTGTCCGCCGACGGGCAGGATGCCTGCCTTGTGTGCGGCGATCTCGGCGGCAGTATCGCCCAGCAGCCTGGTGTGGTCGATGCCGATCCGGGTGATCACGGCGAGCTTGTCGGCCCGGCTGATCGTGTTGGTCGCGTCGAGCAGACCCCCGATGCCGGTTTCGATCACTGCGTAGTCCAGCCGACGCGCGGCGAACCGGCTGAAGGCGACCGCGTTGGTGGCTTCGAAGAACGTCGGTGTGCCCAGCGGTGTGGCCGCCACTGAATCGACCGCCGGGGCCAGATCCCGGACGGCGTCGATGAACTCCGTGGGCGACACCGGGGCGCCGCAGATCTGAAAACGTTCGAGGATCGTGCGCACGTGCGGGGAGACGTGGGCGCCCACCTGGAAGCCGTGTGCCGTCAAGATGCTCGCGACGAAGGCGCTGACGGATCCCTTGCCTGCCGTGCCCGCCACGTGGACGGTGCGCACGACATCCTGTGGCGAACCCAGGCGTCTGAAGAGCGCTTCGGCGCGCGCCAGTCCCACGCTCTTGGAACCCCTCGGCAGCCGGTACAGGTAGTCGGTTGCCTCGTCGAGGGTGCCGGCTTCCGCCGGTGAGGTGACCAGCAGGTTCGTCATACGGCAAGACTAATATACCAGTCAAGATTCAGCTGATATATTAATGGCTCGCGCTCTTGACGATCAGTTTGTATGTGACATACATTACCCATATCTTGACGTGTTACAGCCCGCGTCTAACATTTCAGAAGGTCAGATCGGTATGACAATGCAGCTCATCGACCCACTTCTCCAGCCGTTCCAACTGAAGAACATCACGTTGCGGAACCGGGTGGTCAGCACGTCGCACGAACCCTCGTACACCGAGGAGGGCATGCCGAAGCGGCGGTATCGCCTCTACCACGAGGAGAAGGCCAAAGGCGGGGTGTCGCTGACCATGATGGGCGGCTCGGCGGTGGTCGCCCCGGACAGCCCCGCGGCGTTCGGCAACCTGCACCTGTACAAGGACGAGATCGTGCCGTGGCTGCGCGAACTGGCCTACGGCGTGCACGAGAACGGTGCGGCGGTGATGTGCCAGGTGACTCACCTCGGCCGGCGCACGAGCAACTACGACGGCGACTGGCTGCCGGTGATCTTCCCGTCGCCGATCCGCGAGCCCGCCCACCGGTCGTTCCCCAAGGTCGCCGAGGAATGGGACATGGACCGCATCGTGCAGGCCTACGCCGACGCCACGGCGCGGTGCCGCGAGGCCGGTCTCGACGGCATCGAACTCGAGGCCTACACGCACCTGCTGGACTCGTTCTGGTCGCCGCTGACCAATCATCGCGACGACGAGTACGGCGTGGGCAGCCTGGAGGACCGACTCCGCTTCCCGCTGAGGGTGATTCGTGCGGTGCGCGAAGCGGCCGGTCCGGATTTCGCGGTGGGCATCCGGATGTCGCTCGACGAGGACGAGCCGGGCGGACTGCGCTACGACGAGGGCCTCGAGATCGCCAAACGCGTAGTGGCCGAGGGCATCGACTTCATCAGCGTGATCAAGGGCTACATGGCCAGCGACGAGGCGCTTTCGCGGGTGATTCCACCGATGGGCACGCCCGTGGCGCCGCACCTGGAGTTCGCCGGGCAGGTCAAGAAGGCGTTGTCGATCCCGGTCATGCACGCCGCGCGGATCAACGACGTGGCCACGGCGCGCCACGCGATCCGCGACGGCATCATCGACCTCGTCGGGATGACCCGCGCGCACATCGCCGATCCCCACATAGTCGCGAAAATCCAAGCGGGCGAAGAAGATCGGATCCGGCCCTGCGTCGGCGCGAGCTACTGCCTCGACGAGATCTACCAGAACCGCGACGCCAAGTGCGTGCACAACGCCTCAACCGGGCGCGAAGACCGGATGCCGCATCACGTGCCGCCGGCGACCGGCCCGGCCCGCACCGCGGTGGTG
Proteins encoded:
- a CDS encoding bifunctional folylpolyglutamate synthase/dihydrofolate synthase yields the protein MTNLLVTSPAEAGTLDEATDYLYRLPRGSKSVGLARAEALFRRLGSPQDVVRTVHVAGTAGKGSVSAFVASILTAHGFQVGAHVSPHVRTILERFQICGAPVSPTEFIDAVRDLAPAVDSVAATPLGTPTFFEATNAVAFSRFAARRLDYAVIETGIGGLLDATNTISRADKLAVITRIGIDHTRLLGDTAAEIAAHKAGILPVGGHAIVLRHHQASVRTTITQAAQRKHCRVDIIDPRDISCSVGPAGTVLHVGGTAYPLGLQGRHQGVNAVLALRAAQHLADRDGWRLTPEAIRTGLAQARLPGRFERHVVAGRDVILDGAHNNVKLVALVDTVRACYPGRRATWVLAAKADKDLQSVLAAIASIAGSVVGTQLPEDSAGPAAPCIPATAVAEQARARGLRAVAVADPSAAVEMALNLDAGPVVVTGSFLHLAAADGALTAVTAR
- a CDS encoding NADH:flavin oxidoreductase, which encodes MTMQLIDPLLQPFQLKNITLRNRVVSTSHEPSYTEEGMPKRRYRLYHEEKAKGGVSLTMMGGSAVVAPDSPAAFGNLHLYKDEIVPWLRELAYGVHENGAAVMCQVTHLGRRTSNYDGDWLPVIFPSPIREPAHRSFPKVAEEWDMDRIVQAYADATARCREAGLDGIELEAYTHLLDSFWSPLTNHRDDEYGVGSLEDRLRFPLRVIRAVREAAGPDFAVGIRMSLDEDEPGGLRYDEGLEIAKRVVAEGIDFISVIKGYMASDEALSRVIPPMGTPVAPHLEFAGQVKKALSIPVMHAARINDVATARHAIRDGIIDLVGMTRAHIADPHIVAKIQAGEEDRIRPCVGASYCLDEIYQNRDAKCVHNASTGREDRMPHHVPPATGPARTAVVIGAGPAGLEAARVLGERGHRVIVFEAADAPGGQIRLASSAPRRRDLISIIDWRLAECKLHDVDIRTNHYAEVEEVLAEHPDVVVVATGGVPNTEFLTEGSNLVTDGWDVLCGAVRPRGQVLFYDDNGGHPGMDAAEVLARSGVPLEFVTPERTLAPDVGGVNYPGYFKVFAEHDVRVTLNERLTAVRRKDGRLEVDLYNEYAHATRQRVVDQVVVEHGTLPSDELYFALVAGSSNLGEVDQQALLDLRPQQVVRNPEGGYQLFRIGDAVASRNIHAAIYDAFRLCIVL